Proteins from a single region of Carassius auratus strain Wakin unplaced genomic scaffold, ASM336829v1 scaf_tig00215076, whole genome shotgun sequence:
- the LOC113093563 gene encoding paired amphipathic helix protein Sin3b-like isoform X4 — MPHSASMNTMVLPLYLSKCTFFLTDVNTCYFRPIPCTMVPPQYFSVEDALSYLDQVKIRFGNDPGIYNKFLDIMKEFKSQSIDTPGVINRVSQLFHGHPDLVLGFNAFLPPGYRIEIPKNGMAFLQSPPSSQVSPGPGRSTGSSVVSASSSAVAEAGPAPNEAVTSPESVASSSGPPEQSSRLSLPLPSRESQSQPAPTSVSPPTSEPSPVEFDSAISYVNKIKNRFLDNPETYRAFLEILHTYQKEQLEVKESRGRSTGGMTEDEVFSKVASLFKGQEDLLAEFGQFLPDAKRSLFTGGSLPGKDNLKKVEDEEMNKPSKKRPRPMLLPHMTPLLKKKMKYSCSKDPSFASVGKHGVLREFTFFDKVRRLLKSQEVYENFLRCIALFNQEVVSGAELLQLVTPFLGKFPELYTQFKSFLGDKELSHAITGLSDRYMEGGGREVDYASCKRLGSSYRALPKTYQQPKCSGRTAICKEVLNDTWVSFPSWSEDSTFVSSKKTPYEEQLHRCEDERFELDVVLETNLATIRVLESVQKKLSRLSPEDQERFRLDDCLGGTSEVIQRRAIYRIYGDKAPEIIEGLKRSPASAVPVVLKRLKAKEEEWREAQQSFNKIWREQYEKAYLKSLDHQGVNFKQNDMKALRSKSLLNEIESIYDERQEQSTEEGGMGQQGRDGSGTGSTSEPHMIFTYEDKQILEDAASLIIYHVKRQPTIHKDDKDHIKRIIQHFVPDLFFARRGELSETEEFTDEEAEGEDSAVTGGGVSTTGGQQQLNGDFRRRRCTYPQSMDTSMAAHGMNPEGEAVDLRDPEAEHQKELDGVYNLYFVNNNWYFFLRLHQTLCSRLLRVYRQAERQLLEHRAEQNRERLLIGEGRREKANDLAMELRLKQPSEVELEEYYPAFLDMVRSLLDGNLDATQYEDTLREMFTIHAYIGFTIDKLVQNIVRQLQYLVSDEVCLQVTELYLAERKRGAAGGNLSSQCVRAAWEASYQWKAERVMAEENCFKVMFIQNKGQVTLTIDLLDTEEAQGDDPLDVQNLSNYMEQYIGTESVCSQTEGYFFKPVFLPRNLRHFRGWQLKQVEAMRCRREWHRKMGVETAGNLDCRFKLNTHKMVFVMNSEDYMYRRGALVKARRSQHRVAQAQHEHFEQWHRGWLSEHVSPAAERSVQDWLMGEEDEDMIPCKTTRVSMQVKGLHVNRYKVHYNSKAPASP, encoded by the exons ATGCCCCATAGTGCTTCCATGAATACCATGGTTTTACCATTGTACTTGtcaaaatgtaccttttttttaactgatgtaaatacatgttatttCCGTCCCATACCTTGTACCATGGTACCACCACAGTACTTTTCG GTGGAGGATGCCTTATCTTATTTGGACCAAGTCAAAATACGATTCGGAAATGATCCGGGAATATACAATAAGTTTCTGGATATCATGAAAGAGTTTAAGTCTCAAAG CATTGACACACCAGGAGTTATTAACAGAGTTTCTCAGCTCTTCCATGGGCATCCTGACCTTGTCCTGGGGTTTAATGCCTTTTTACCGCCTGGTTATCGGATCGAAATTCCCAAGAACGGAATGGCATTTCTACAGTCCCCACCGTCTTCACAG GTCTCTCCAGGGCCAGGAAGGAGCACGGGCAGCTCTGTGGTTAGCGCCTCTTCGTCAGCAGTGGCTGAAGCAGGGCCAGCTCCGAATGAAGCCGTGACCTCTCCGGAGAGCGTCGCTTCATCATCTGGACCTCCTGAACAATCAAGCAGGTTGTCACTTCCTTTGCCCAGCCGAGAGAGCCAATCACAGCCGGCCCCCACTTCGGTATCCCCTCCGACATCAGAGCCCAGCCCTGTAGAGTTTGACAGCGCCATCAGTTACGTCAATAAGATCAAAAACCGATTTTTGGACAACCCAGAAACCTACCGGGCCTTTTTGGAAATTCTGCATACATACCAG AAGGAGCAGCTGGAGGTGAAGGAGAGCAGAGGGCGAAGCACTGGAGGAATGACCGAAGATGAGGTTTTCTCTAAAGTGGCTAGCCTTTTCAAAGGTCAAGAGGATCTGCTTGCGGAGTTTGGCCAGTTTTTGCCTGATGCAAAGAGATCTCTG TTTACTGGAGGTTCTTTGCCTGGCAAAGACAATCTGAAGAAAGTAGAGGATGAGGAAATGAATAAACCGAGCAAGAAGAGGCCTAGACCCATGTTATTGCCCCACATGACCCCACTTCTGAAG aaaaaaatgaaatattcctGTTCCAAGGACCCATCTTTTGCCTCTGTCGGAAAGCATGGAGTTTTACGGGAATTCACATTCTTTGACAAG gttcgCCGTCTGCTTAAGAGTCAGGAGGTGTACGAGAATTTCTTACGCTGCATAGCTCTGTTCAATCAGGAAGTGGTTTCAGGGGCCGAACTCCTGCAACTTGTGACTCCATTCTTGGG GAAGTTTCCAGAACTGTACACccagtttaagtcatttttgggtgataaAGAGCTGTCTCATGCCATCACTGGCCTCTCTGACCGCTACATGGAGGGTGGAGGCAGAGAAGTGGATTACGCCTCCTGTAAACGCCTGGGTTCCAGCTACAGAGCCCTGCCCAAGACCTACCAGCAGCCCAAATGCAGTGGCCGAACTGCTATATGCAAAGAG GTGCTGAATGATACCTGGGTCTCATTTCCTTCCTGGTCAGAAGATTCCACTTTTGTGAGTTCCAAGAAAACACCATATGAAGAGCAGCTTCATCGCTGTGAGGATGAGAGGTTTGAG CTGGATGTTGTGCTTGAGACGAATTTGGCAACGATAAGAGTCTTGGAAAGTGTGCAAAAGAAATTATCCCGCCTTTCGCCGGAGGATCAAGAGCGCTTCCGATTGGATGACTGTCTGGGTGGAACTTCTGAGGTCATCCAGCGGCGTGCGATCTATCGTATCTATGGCGACAAGGCTCCGGAGATCATAGAGGGGTTGAAGAGGAGTCCAGCCTCTGCAGTTCCTGTCGTACTCAAAAG ATTAAAAGCCAAAGAGGAGGAGTGGAGGGAGGCCCAGCAGAGCTTCAACAAAATCTGGAGAGAGCAATATGAGAAGGCATATCTGAAATCACTGGACCACCAGGGTGTCAACTTCAAACAGAACGACATGAAGGCTCTCCGATCCAAGAGTCTTCTTAATGAAATAGAGAGCATCTATGATGAG CGACAGGAGCAGAGCACAGAAGAGGGTGGCATGGGCCAGCAAGGTCGTGACGGCTCGGGCACAGGTTCGACCAGCGAACCCCACATGATCTTCACTTACGAAGACAAACAGATCCTGGAGGACGCTGCCTCCCTCATTATCTACCATGTCAAGCGGCAGCCCACCATCCACAAGGATGACAAGGACCACATCAAGCGTATCATCCAGCACTTTGTCCCCGACCTCTTTTTCGCCCGTCGTGGAGAGCTTAGTGAGACAGAAGAGTTCACGGATGAGGAGGCCGAAGGTGAGGACAGTGCCGTCACAGGAGGCGGAGTCTCAACAACAGGTGGCCAGCAACAACTGAATGGCGATTTCAGACGAAGACGATGCACTTACCCTCAGAGCATGGATACCTCTATGGCCGCCCATGGCATGAATCCAGAAGGGGAGGCGGTGGACCTGCGGGACCCAGAGGCTGAGCACCAGAAGGAGCTGGATGGAGTCTACAACCTGTACTTCGTCAATAATAACTGGTACTTCTTCCTACGGCTGCACCAGACTCTGTGCTCACGGCTGCTGAGGGTTTACAGGCAGGCTGAGAGACAGTTACTGGAACACAGGGCCGAGCAGAATCGGGAACGGCTGCTCATAGGAGAGGGGCGCAGAGAAAAGGCAAACGACCTGGCCATGGAGCTGCGTCTAAAACAACCCA GTGAGGTGGAGTTAGAGGAATATTACCCAGCATTCTTAGACATGGTACGCAGTCTACTAGATGGAAACCTGGATGCCACGCAGTACGAGGACACCCTGAGAGAGATGTTCACCATCCATGCTTACATCGGATTTACCATCGACAAGCTTGTTCAGAACATCGTAAGACAG CTTCAGTACTTAGTCAGTGATGAAGTGTGTCTGCAAGTCACTGAGCTGTACCTGGCCGAGAGGAAGAGGGGTGCCGCTGGTGGAAATCTCTCATCCCAGTGTGTCCGTGCTGCTTGGGAAGCCAGCTACCAATGGAAGGCTGAGAGAGTCATGGCTGAAGAAAACTGCTTCAAG GTCATGTTCATTCAAAACAAAGGTCAGGTGACCTTAACCATTGATTTGCTGGACACAGAGGAGGCCCAAGGCGATGACCCACTGGATGTTCAG AACCTGTCTAATTATATGGAGCAGTATATAGGAACTGAGTCTGTGTGTTCTCAGACAGAAGGATACTTCTTCAAGCCTGTGTTTCTACCTAG GAATTTGAGGCATTTCCGTGGCTGGCAGCTCAAGCAGGTGGAAGCCATGCGCTGCCGGAGAGAGTGGCATCGGAAGATGGGTGTGGAGACAGCCGGGAACCTGGACTGCCGTTTCAAACTCAACACACACAAGATGGTGTTTGTGATGAACTCCGAAGACTACATGTACCGCCGAGGGGCCCTGGTGAAGGCTCGGAGG TCCCAGCACAGAGTAGCACAGGCCCAGCACGAGCACTTTGAGCAGTGGCACCGCGGCTGGTTGAGCGAGCACGTGTCACCCGCCGCAGAGCGCAGCGTGCAGGACTGGCTCATGGGAGAAGAGGATGAGGACATGATCCCCTGCAAGACCACCCGTGTATCCATGCAGGTCAAAGGCTTGCATGTCAACAGGTACAAGGTTCACTACAACAGCAAGGCCCCCGCTTCACCGTAA
- the LOC113093563 gene encoding paired amphipathic helix protein Sin3b-like isoform X1 → MPHSASMNTMVLPLYLSKCTFFLTDVNTCYFRPIPCTMVPPQYFSVEDALSYLDQVKIRFGNDPGIYNKFLDIMKEFKSQSIDTPGVINRVSQLFHGHPDLVLGFNAFLPPGYRIEIPKNGMAFLQSPPSSQPTWTFWQKTKEEAEQVSPGPGRSTGSSVVSASSSAVAEAGPAPNEAVTSPESVASSSGPPEQSSRLSLPLPSRESQSQPAPTSVSPPTSEPSPVEFDSAISYVNKIKNRFLDNPETYRAFLEILHTYQKEQLEVKESRGRSTGGMTEDEVFSKVASLFKGQEDLLAEFGQFLPDAKRSLFTGGSLPGKDNLKKVEDEEMNKPSKKRPRPMLLPHMTPLLKKKMKYSCSKDPSFASVGKHGVLREFTFFDKVRRLLKSQEVYENFLRCIALFNQEVVSGAELLQLVTPFLGKFPELYTQFKSFLGDKELSHAITGLSDRYMEGGGREVDYASCKRLGSSYRALPKTYQQPKCSGRTAICKEVLNDTWVSFPSWSEDSTFVSSKKTPYEEQLHRCEDERFELDVVLETNLATIRVLESVQKKLSRLSPEDQERFRLDDCLGGTSEVIQRRAIYRIYGDKAPEIIEGLKRSPASAVPVVLKRLKAKEEEWREAQQSFNKIWREQYEKAYLKSLDHQGVNFKQNDMKALRSKSLLNEIESIYDERQEQSTEEGGMGQQGRDGSGTGSTSEPHMIFTYEDKQILEDAASLIIYHVKRQPTIHKDDKDHIKRIIQHFVPDLFFARRGELSETEEFTDEEAEGEDSAVTGGGVSTTGGQQQLNGDFRRRRCTYPQSMDTSMAAHGMNPEGEAVDLRDPEAEHQKELDGVYNLYFVNNNWYFFLRLHQTLCSRLLRVYRQAERQLLEHRAEQNRERLLIGEGRREKANDLAMELRLKQPSEVELEEYYPAFLDMVRSLLDGNLDATQYEDTLREMFTIHAYIGFTIDKLVQNIVRQLQYLVSDEVCLQVTELYLAERKRGAAGGNLSSQCVRAAWEASYQWKAERVMAEENCFKVMFIQNKGQVTLTIDLLDTEEAQGDDPLDVQNLSNYMEQYIGTESVCSQTEGYFFKPVFLPRNLRHFRGWQLKQVEAMRCRREWHRKMGVETAGNLDCRFKLNTHKMVFVMNSEDYMYRRGALVKARRSQHRVAQAQHEHFEQWHRGWLSEHVSPAAERSVQDWLMGEEDEDMIPCKTTRVSMQVKGLHVNRYKVHYNSKAPASP, encoded by the exons ATGCCCCATAGTGCTTCCATGAATACCATGGTTTTACCATTGTACTTGtcaaaatgtaccttttttttaactgatgtaaatacatgttatttCCGTCCCATACCTTGTACCATGGTACCACCACAGTACTTTTCG GTGGAGGATGCCTTATCTTATTTGGACCAAGTCAAAATACGATTCGGAAATGATCCGGGAATATACAATAAGTTTCTGGATATCATGAAAGAGTTTAAGTCTCAAAG CATTGACACACCAGGAGTTATTAACAGAGTTTCTCAGCTCTTCCATGGGCATCCTGACCTTGTCCTGGGGTTTAATGCCTTTTTACCGCCTGGTTATCGGATCGAAATTCCCAAGAACGGAATGGCATTTCTACAGTCCCCACCGTCTTCACAG CCCACGTGGACTTTCTGGCAGAAGACAAAAGAAGAGGCGGAGCaa GTCTCTCCAGGGCCAGGAAGGAGCACGGGCAGCTCTGTGGTTAGCGCCTCTTCGTCAGCAGTGGCTGAAGCAGGGCCAGCTCCGAATGAAGCCGTGACCTCTCCGGAGAGCGTCGCTTCATCATCTGGACCTCCTGAACAATCAAGCAGGTTGTCACTTCCTTTGCCCAGCCGAGAGAGCCAATCACAGCCGGCCCCCACTTCGGTATCCCCTCCGACATCAGAGCCCAGCCCTGTAGAGTTTGACAGCGCCATCAGTTACGTCAATAAGATCAAAAACCGATTTTTGGACAACCCAGAAACCTACCGGGCCTTTTTGGAAATTCTGCATACATACCAG AAGGAGCAGCTGGAGGTGAAGGAGAGCAGAGGGCGAAGCACTGGAGGAATGACCGAAGATGAGGTTTTCTCTAAAGTGGCTAGCCTTTTCAAAGGTCAAGAGGATCTGCTTGCGGAGTTTGGCCAGTTTTTGCCTGATGCAAAGAGATCTCTG TTTACTGGAGGTTCTTTGCCTGGCAAAGACAATCTGAAGAAAGTAGAGGATGAGGAAATGAATAAACCGAGCAAGAAGAGGCCTAGACCCATGTTATTGCCCCACATGACCCCACTTCTGAAG aaaaaaatgaaatattcctGTTCCAAGGACCCATCTTTTGCCTCTGTCGGAAAGCATGGAGTTTTACGGGAATTCACATTCTTTGACAAG gttcgCCGTCTGCTTAAGAGTCAGGAGGTGTACGAGAATTTCTTACGCTGCATAGCTCTGTTCAATCAGGAAGTGGTTTCAGGGGCCGAACTCCTGCAACTTGTGACTCCATTCTTGGG GAAGTTTCCAGAACTGTACACccagtttaagtcatttttgggtgataaAGAGCTGTCTCATGCCATCACTGGCCTCTCTGACCGCTACATGGAGGGTGGAGGCAGAGAAGTGGATTACGCCTCCTGTAAACGCCTGGGTTCCAGCTACAGAGCCCTGCCCAAGACCTACCAGCAGCCCAAATGCAGTGGCCGAACTGCTATATGCAAAGAG GTGCTGAATGATACCTGGGTCTCATTTCCTTCCTGGTCAGAAGATTCCACTTTTGTGAGTTCCAAGAAAACACCATATGAAGAGCAGCTTCATCGCTGTGAGGATGAGAGGTTTGAG CTGGATGTTGTGCTTGAGACGAATTTGGCAACGATAAGAGTCTTGGAAAGTGTGCAAAAGAAATTATCCCGCCTTTCGCCGGAGGATCAAGAGCGCTTCCGATTGGATGACTGTCTGGGTGGAACTTCTGAGGTCATCCAGCGGCGTGCGATCTATCGTATCTATGGCGACAAGGCTCCGGAGATCATAGAGGGGTTGAAGAGGAGTCCAGCCTCTGCAGTTCCTGTCGTACTCAAAAG ATTAAAAGCCAAAGAGGAGGAGTGGAGGGAGGCCCAGCAGAGCTTCAACAAAATCTGGAGAGAGCAATATGAGAAGGCATATCTGAAATCACTGGACCACCAGGGTGTCAACTTCAAACAGAACGACATGAAGGCTCTCCGATCCAAGAGTCTTCTTAATGAAATAGAGAGCATCTATGATGAG CGACAGGAGCAGAGCACAGAAGAGGGTGGCATGGGCCAGCAAGGTCGTGACGGCTCGGGCACAGGTTCGACCAGCGAACCCCACATGATCTTCACTTACGAAGACAAACAGATCCTGGAGGACGCTGCCTCCCTCATTATCTACCATGTCAAGCGGCAGCCCACCATCCACAAGGATGACAAGGACCACATCAAGCGTATCATCCAGCACTTTGTCCCCGACCTCTTTTTCGCCCGTCGTGGAGAGCTTAGTGAGACAGAAGAGTTCACGGATGAGGAGGCCGAAGGTGAGGACAGTGCCGTCACAGGAGGCGGAGTCTCAACAACAGGTGGCCAGCAACAACTGAATGGCGATTTCAGACGAAGACGATGCACTTACCCTCAGAGCATGGATACCTCTATGGCCGCCCATGGCATGAATCCAGAAGGGGAGGCGGTGGACCTGCGGGACCCAGAGGCTGAGCACCAGAAGGAGCTGGATGGAGTCTACAACCTGTACTTCGTCAATAATAACTGGTACTTCTTCCTACGGCTGCACCAGACTCTGTGCTCACGGCTGCTGAGGGTTTACAGGCAGGCTGAGAGACAGTTACTGGAACACAGGGCCGAGCAGAATCGGGAACGGCTGCTCATAGGAGAGGGGCGCAGAGAAAAGGCAAACGACCTGGCCATGGAGCTGCGTCTAAAACAACCCA GTGAGGTGGAGTTAGAGGAATATTACCCAGCATTCTTAGACATGGTACGCAGTCTACTAGATGGAAACCTGGATGCCACGCAGTACGAGGACACCCTGAGAGAGATGTTCACCATCCATGCTTACATCGGATTTACCATCGACAAGCTTGTTCAGAACATCGTAAGACAG CTTCAGTACTTAGTCAGTGATGAAGTGTGTCTGCAAGTCACTGAGCTGTACCTGGCCGAGAGGAAGAGGGGTGCCGCTGGTGGAAATCTCTCATCCCAGTGTGTCCGTGCTGCTTGGGAAGCCAGCTACCAATGGAAGGCTGAGAGAGTCATGGCTGAAGAAAACTGCTTCAAG GTCATGTTCATTCAAAACAAAGGTCAGGTGACCTTAACCATTGATTTGCTGGACACAGAGGAGGCCCAAGGCGATGACCCACTGGATGTTCAG AACCTGTCTAATTATATGGAGCAGTATATAGGAACTGAGTCTGTGTGTTCTCAGACAGAAGGATACTTCTTCAAGCCTGTGTTTCTACCTAG GAATTTGAGGCATTTCCGTGGCTGGCAGCTCAAGCAGGTGGAAGCCATGCGCTGCCGGAGAGAGTGGCATCGGAAGATGGGTGTGGAGACAGCCGGGAACCTGGACTGCCGTTTCAAACTCAACACACACAAGATGGTGTTTGTGATGAACTCCGAAGACTACATGTACCGCCGAGGGGCCCTGGTGAAGGCTCGGAGG TCCCAGCACAGAGTAGCACAGGCCCAGCACGAGCACTTTGAGCAGTGGCACCGCGGCTGGTTGAGCGAGCACGTGTCACCCGCCGCAGAGCGCAGCGTGCAGGACTGGCTCATGGGAGAAGAGGATGAGGACATGATCCCCTGCAAGACCACCCGTGTATCCATGCAGGTCAAAGGCTTGCATGTCAACAGGTACAAGGTTCACTACAACAGCAAGGCCCCCGCTTCACCGTAA